ACCGTCGTTGATGCCGGCATGGCCGAAGTTAGCATGACCATTTCTTGCCCATTATCTCAATCAGTGTCTTCGGAAAAGTAACCAGCGGGCAACCCCGCCAAAAAGTCGCCCACTAATAGCTCGCAGTTGTATGCAGAAGCTTGCCCCCCGCATTTGACCCACGATACCCAGCACTTGCCGTAGCCGTGACTTTGTTTTTTAGGCTCCAATTTTGATCGGCTTAATAGGCCTGTGACGCTGTTTCGCGAGATCTGATTGCGAAAGCCCTAGGTCCATTAGGAAAACACGGTCAAGAATCTCGCCCGGGTGGGGCGGGGTACGATTTTTTGGGATCATCCTCATTTCTCCTATCTACCCATCTAAAAATGATGCGCCATTGGCTATTTATGCTCACACTGCAGAAGCCTTTCAATTGGTCATCCAGATGTCAATTCTTCTAACCCTTCTAGCGTCACTGTCCAGCCCCAGCTTGTATGATTTTCGAGGATGGATGCAATGACCTTATCGTCAGGAGTTCCTCGAATCGACATTCGAGACTCAATCTCTCCATTTTGAAAGTAGTTCGGCCCTTTACTACAGCAGCATCCTCAGCGCTTTAGGCCCCTTCTTCGGGCATATTTTGCTTCTACCTTTTTTGACTTGTAATTTTTTATTCGGCTTTGCCCACTTGTGCTTATTCAGATGCTTGATCTCTTCTTTGAGAACCTCAGTCTCCTTTTTTAGCTGGTCATTTTCTTTCTTTAAAGATTCATTCTCTATTCGAAGACGATCAATCTCCAAATCCTTATCATCCAGCTGCTTCGGCGCCGGGGTACTCGGTGGACTCTGTTTTTGAATCTTAATTTTTTTGCCATCCATGACCAGAAAATCATAAAAAGATCTCGAAGTTGCCTGGGACACAGGAGCACGAGGGAATTTATTAGAGAGCTCCGGCAAGATTGGCAACAGGCCAACACTCTACTCCACCAGAAACCAAATATTCAACTCCGCGGTAGACAATCATTTTTCGGACTGGTTTTTTGCCGCCCTTCAACTCAAAATTAGAAAAAGTTTTAAGATCTGATCTAGAAATACTTTTCGTCGATTTGATTTCTATGGCAAGTAGGGAGTTGGGTTGCTCTATTATAAGATCAATTTCTCTACCTCCAGTGCTTTCGTAGTAGAAAAGCTGATCGCAGTCAAAAGCTCCAAGCGCTCTTCGCTTTTCGATCTCGCTAATCACAAACTGCTCAAAACGCTGCCTATCAGAAAGTTCGATGCCAAGTGCAGTAGGCACCCCTGAATCTTTAAAATAGTATTTAGGGGCCTTAATCATTCGTTTCGCTGGTCCAAACTGGTAACCTGTGATCGAGAAAACGATTTTTGATAACTCCAAGGCGCGCATATACTTTTTTACAGTCGGATGACTTAGCCCAATTTCTTGCGATGCTTTTGAAATCTCAACGCGACTGCTTGTCGATTGTGCAAGATAAATCATCAGCGCCATAAGGCCGCGTTCATTCTCAAGTTCATTCAGAGTTGCAAGATCACGCAAAAAAAAGCTATTCTTATAGTCTTTTAAAAGTAGCTCCCTATCTTTGTCGGACTTACACGAAACAACTTCGGGGTAGCCTCCGTAGATATTCCAACTACTGAACCCTCGCATGATGACTTTAGCTTCCAATTCATCGAGAGGCTTCTCAAACAGAGGTCTCGGAGGCCCCAGGTTTTCATTCCAGCAGACCGTGGGCAACTCTTTGACTGAAATTCTACCAGCAAGCGTTTCGGCACCTCTTGCCTGCAAGCTGAGTGCGCTTGAACCTGTTAAATAGACAGTTCCCTTTTTTTCGTCGAGAAACTTTTTAATACCGATCAAGATGTTGGGAGCCCTTTGAACCTCGTCGATGACGGTGAGCGGTCCCAACTTGTTTACAAAAGCCTTGGGATCTTTGTCTGCCAACTCGAGGAGGTCATAGTCATCAAGAGTCAGGTAGGTTGCTGACTTAAGACTATCTAGCAACAATGTTGTTTTGCCAGCTCGTCGAGAGCCTAAAAGAAGACAACTTTTTGTGGGTAGGAGAAACCACCTTGGAAACATAGTTTTATTCTATCCTGGATATAGTTAAAGTCAATTTTAATTATACAACCTGAAAAGAAGCGGTTTTGGCGGCAATGCGGGCTCCATCAAAGTGCAACCTAACCATCTTTGTCTGCACTCTAATGGTCCGCCGCAGTCACCTTTACCATTCCTCGACAAATCGAGGAATGGTTTGACCAATCCTCGATTCACCTTAATAATGGTAAAATGAGTGTTATTCGACGATACCTGCTTGATGAAATTTCTAAGGACGCATTAGCCCAAGGCAAAATCGCGTTCATTTCAGGTCCACGCCAAGTCGGCAAGACAACGATGACCCAGACTTTACTCAAAGAGCTTAGGCAAGAGCAAAACTACTTCACCTGGGACGACGATGAGTTTAGAAAAGCCTGGACCAAAGACCCTAAGTCCCTAATCAGACAAATTCCACGAGCATCGCTCGTGGTTCTGGACGAGATACATAAAGACCGTAAGTGGAAGTCCAAAATCAAAGGAATTTACGATTTATTGAAAAATGATTACAAGTTTATCGTAACCGGCAGCGCTCGGCTAGATTACTTTCGAAAGAGCGGGGATAGCCTTCAAGGACGCTATCTACCCTATCGACTTCACCCATTCACATTAGGTGAAACCAATAGAGTTAAACCACCACCAGAAAAAGATTGGGACGAATTGTTAACAAAGACTTTCTCGCTAAGCGACCTAATCAACTATGGAGGATTTCCGGAACCTCAGTACCTTCAAGACCAAAAACAAGTTCAACGCTGGCAGAGACTCTATCGCGAAAGAATGATTCGTGAGGATCTGCGCGACCTGCAGGAAGTGCGAGATGTGCGACAAGTAGAAACCTTGGCCATACTCTTACAAGAAAAAGCAGCCGGTCAGCTTTCTTATGAGTCGCTTCGTGAAGACCTTTCTGTTTCTTTTGAAACCGTGAAGCGATGGATCGACCTTCTCGAGACTCTTTATTATTCTTACCGAATACCACCCTATTCTAAAGCCATTAGGTACAGCCTAAAAAAGGAACCCAAGATTTTTCTCTATGATTGGTCCTTAGCTCAAAACCAAGGTGCAAAATTTGAAAACTTAGTAGCTGGTCATCTGCTTAAGTCGTGTCACGCTTGGACAGACTGTGCAATGGGCGAATTTCAACTCTTTTACCTCAGGGACAAACTCAAACGTGAAGTAGATTTTTTGATAACGAAAGACAGCAAAGCTTTTGCCCTTGTTGAGGTTAAATCAGGTGAGTCGGAGCCCACACCCGCTCTACTTTATTATCAAAAAATTCTTAAACCAGATTTCTGTATTCAAGTCGTGCGAAATACTCGAAAAGAAAAAGGCAAATTACTGCAGCACCCAGGGGTACAAGTTCTTTCTGCAGAAAGATTTTTGGGATCTCTGAATTAGACCTTTCGTGAATCGCGAATGCCACTATCACAGACTTTTTAGGTGCAAAGCTAGACGCGGAAGTGAGCCGAGTTTGCTTTGATGTTTGGAGTGATGGCTCTGGAGCTTTAAAACCTTCTGACCTTTTTGGCGAAGCACATTTTTATGCAAAGGGCGATGATGACAATAAACCTCAACTCGGCTTTCGAGTGTCTTCTGTAAGTAAAGCGAGGTGCTTTGCTTGTGAGTTCGGGTATGTCTTAAAGTTCGATACCAGCTCGCCGGTCGATTTGTCTGGAGTGATTCGTCAGAATGGAGAGTACCGCTACCTAAGGGAACTAGATTTACGAAAAGATGTTGGATTTGTCGAGCTAGAGGTTCGTAGTGACAAAAATAGTCTAACAATTCGGACGTTAAAAGGTGAAGATCTCGTTTCTTCCACAAACTACAAAATCTCAAAGGTAATGAAATAGATTGGTGTTTGCTTGGTGGCTGTTGGTAGTATGCCCCGCTCTGAAGATCTTCATCAGCGCGAACCTGTCAATTTAAAGGTCTTAAAACCCAAGGGTGCTAAAATACTCAGCGAAACGATACCCCCACCAGGCTTCTATCATCGTCACAGGAGGCTTAACTTAGCGGTATTATTTATCTTGAGTTAAAAAATTGCAGACCTCGCTTGCCGGCCCAACAATATGCGGTTGCTTGTTTTGAACTTGCCAACTAGAAAGACTTCCCACCGCTCTTCGTGAATTAGAGAAAACCTGCGAATTATCCGAGGCCGAGGTAGGGCTAAGCTCAAAAACCTTACCCTTTTGATCTGAAACAATTAGAGTGTAGGTGATAGGCAATGTTCGCTTGTCCGCCATAGCGGAAATAATATGGTCACTTTCCTTTAAATTAAATCTTCCAACTAGCGTTCTGCCTTCCTCCGAAGCCTGCTTCTTGACGGTGTCTAATTCGTAGATTTTGTTATCAGAAGATCGCACGAGCAGTTCATATTGAGTAGGATAAACACCCGAAATCCTGGTGACTAATATTACACTATCGTCAGAATGTATTGAGAAAGGACCTGCTTGCCGTCTTGAAACGGAATTTTCTTCGTCCCACCCTGTCGCAAAAATTTGGCCCGCATCGTCTCTTACGACGAACTCGTACTGTGCCGGCCAGACTCCACGTACTTCAGAGACAGCCAAAACGCTATCGCCGTCCATTAATCCCGCATTTCCGATAGACCTTCGCTTACCAGTCCGGGAAGCTATTATAAAGTCAGATTCAGTGTACCCAGGTTCTAGTTCAATAACTTGTTGTGAACTAGAATTCCATACGATCGCCTTAAACTCCGCAGGCAAAGTATTCTTGTATTTAAAAACCTTAATGACATGTTCGTCAGGAGTTAGGTACAAATTGCCGACCTTAGTCATTCTTCCTTCGGGATTTTCAAAAATCTCACCGTTAGACGTCACAGCTCGAATATCATACTGCACAGGCCAAACGCCTGGCACGGGTTGAGCCGAAACTAAGACAATGGGTCGATTCGAAGGCACCTGCGCAAGAGCCGGCAAAGAAGACAGGCCTATTATTACTGAAAATGCGGATACCTTAAACATTTTACCCTCCGAAAGGCCGGTACCGTACCAAGTTTGGTTACCGTCTTAAAGTTTGTTAAAAAAAAACTGCAAATAGAGTGGTTAATCGTTTGTGTTGTGATGATAATACCGGATTCTATGCCGGGGTGTGAGAGTAAAGATTACTCGCTTGGGTGTAGGATATTGCAGTTTATGCTGGCTCTCGTGGTAGGTGCGAAAACCATGGTTGAAGTAGCCAAAGTTGGTAGGGATCCGTTAGTAAAGAAGTTTTTAGGCAACTCTGTGGGCGAGGCTCAACTGGCAGCCTCAAAAGCGAGCTCTAAAATCGGTTATGAAAAATCCCAGGAGGGTCCAAACTGTCAAAAGTTTCTACACCTTGGCGAGTAATCATTACTCTCACACCCGATTCCCAAATCGGGTAAAATCATCCCAACACGAATTTTAAGCCGGTGCCGTCAGCGGGTTGTTTTTCAACAAACTTTGCAACAGTACCAATTACTTGCTTGATCCTGCGCGATCAGGTTTTTTGAAAGCGCATCCAAAGCTGATCCAGTGAATCGGCAATCTGCTTTGCCGAATCGAGAGCTTCGTTGATGGATTGCTTTTGGCGATTTTGAAACTTGGACTCAAGTTTTTCTTCGCGAAGCTGCTGACGAAGCTTGTGCAAGATGCGCCGAGCTCCTGGTATAGAGAAACCATCACGATGTAGCAGTTTTCGAATGAAAAAAAGATTCTCTACATCTTTCTTGGTGTACATGCGCTGATTGTGTTTAGATTTTTTGGGTTTTAGAGAGTCAAATTCGCTCTCCCAATATCGTAGTACATATTGCTTAACACCAATCATTTCAGCCACTTCGCCAATTTTAAACGCCATTTTATCGGGGATTGAAGCGAGCTCCTCCCCGAGCTTAGGATCTGTTTGAATGAGCGCTCGCACTTCTAAATCTTCAAGTGCTACTTGAGGTTTGAGGTCATTAGAAGCCGCTGCCTGCTTTGAGTCTATTACAACAATTTCAAGCGTTTCTTCAATTTCAAGCGTTTCTTCAACGATGGTTTCGACTTCACTTACTTCATTAAATGAAAGTTTAGGGTCTTGCCACTTAACGGATTCACTCGTTACCGATTTATCAAACTCTGATTCACTCGCGGTAGAGGTTTCGAGATTGTTGTTCTGTCCACCAAGTTCACCGGAGTTTTCGGCGGTTTTGGATTCTGCGCAGACTGTCTCGGCAGGTGTTTTTGCAATTTCGTCAATCGACGCGCCAAGCTCGGTCGAAATCTCTGCGTTTTTGATTTCCGTCTCTTTGTGTTGATCTTGCAATTTCACTAACCCCACTGATCAAACATTCAAGCCACAATAAATTCATTCATTCGATCAAACAGTCTTCAGAACCACTTATCATTCTTCATCAAAGTCGTACATATCATCGTCAGCATCATCATCATCATCGGTTAAACCAGTGATATCCTCTCCGTTGAGAACGGCTCTGAACACTTGGCTTGGTCGAAACGTAAGTCTGCGCCGAGCGGAAATAGTTATTTGCTCGCCGGTCTGGGGGTTTCGGCCCACTCGCTCTGGTTTCTGCCTCACTACAAAGTTACCAAAGCCCGATATCTTCACTTTGCTTCCTGTTTGAAGCGCACCTTTTAGTGTGCCCAAAACCAGTTCGACTAACTCGGATGATTCCTTTTTTGAAAAACCGATTTTCTGGTACACCTTCTCAACAATGTCAGCTTTGGTGACTGTTCCCTTTGCGATATTTTCACCGGCCACTATTACCCCCGCCGAAATGCCTACAGGCCCGATACCAATCCCGATTCAATTCTGCACTCTGTTGCTTCGTCGTCGCGGTATTGCTCATATAGCTTCCTCCCCGCGCTCATTGCACGAATGAACTGGAATTAATATAAAGGCTAGCAAGCTATTGAAAACTTTCAAGAATTTAACGAATTCGCGCTTGGAACTGCTGACTCACTGAATCAATAAGCTCTGTTTGAAGCTTTTGAAGCTCAGCATCAGAGAGCGTCGCCTCCTGGTTTTGGATTTTCATCCTGAAACCTACCGATTTGATACCACTCTCAAGGTCTCCACCCTCAAAAACATCAAAAATTCGCACACCTCGCCCGAGCGTTCCTAGCTTATCTTCAATGAACCGGGATATTTCACCAACGGGCTGAGAGGCAGGCACCAAAAATGCGAGATCTCTTTCGACTATCGGGTACTTCGATAAAGGCTTCGGACGATCAATTTTGCGGGGCCTGCTGAGTAGTTCGGTCACATCCAGCTCGAAGGCACAGGCTTGGGTGCGGATTTTATGACTCTCTAAAAATTCTGGCGATAAACTACCAACGCCCCCAAGCAGCGATTGATCTAGTTCCACTCTTGCTGCTTGATAGGGATGAAAAATATTCGGGGCGCTGCTTTGCAAAAGACTCAGTTTCACTCCCGTAAATCTTTGCAAAACCACTTCTAAAATCTTTAAGAGATCTAAGACTTGAGGCGACTGCGTTTTCCAAAGTGGATCAACGCTACCCCACATAACTCCTGCGAGGCGAATAGACTCACAGTACTCCTTTTGAGCCGTGTAAAAAACCGGACCAATCTCATAAAGCGCGCCTTCCTGCGATCCATAGTGAAAGTTGTTCTTTAAGTTACTCAGCAGCCCCGGTAGTAACGACACACGCATGACATCAAGATCTTCGTTGATTGGATTCTTAATAGCCACTGCAGCACCTTGTGGAGCCAAGTGAAAAGCCTGCCATCCATCTAAGTCTCCAAGAAGCTCTGATTGCCATTTCGAAGAGACAAAATGGAAATTGATAGCTTCTTGAAAGCCCGCCGCAGACATCTCTTTCATAAGTTCCCGCTGGCGGATGAAAGTGAAATCTTCGTTTTGTGGTTCAGATAAGAAAACAGGCGTCTTCATAGGAATCTGATCGTAGCCATGCACCCGGGCCACTTCCTCGACAAGGTCCATCTCAATATTTAAATCATGGCGAAACGCTGGAGGAAGTACCGACCAAACCTTCTCTTGATCGTCGACCTCGCACCCTAGTCGTTTCAGAATTCCATTTATCGTTTCATCTCCCAAAGCTATGCCAAGCCTTTCAGCTGCCGTCTGACTAGAAAATGCTATCGCTTGCGGACGAAGTGGCTGGGGATAAATATCGTAAGGATCATCGCACACTTGCCCACCTGCTAGCTCACTCAGCAGCCCCGCCGCTCGGTTCATGGCAAGTAAAGTTGCCTCAGGATCAACGCCGCGACTGAATCGATAACAGGCATCTGTCTCTATTCCAAGCCGGCGCGAGGTTCGCCTTACTGCGGACGGCTTAAAAAATGCAGATTCGATAAGTACATCTTGGGTTTGATCCGTTACGCCCGAATTTTTAGCCCCGATCACTCCGGCGAGCGCAATCACTCGGTCTGAATCGGCAATGACCAAATCATCTGCGACCAAACTCAGCTCCGTACCATCAAAGCTCACCATCTTTTCGTTTGCTTCTGCTCGCCTCACTCGAATTTGTGCTTTTGCAATCGCATTAAGATCAAACGCATGTAGTGGTTGACCCAGCTCCAGCATCACATAGTTTGTTATGTCTACTACATTGTTGATCGAGTTAACGCCTACAGACTCTAAGGCACGTCTTAACCACTGTGGGCTTGGTGCTACCTTTATGTCCTTAACTACAACTGCGCTGTACCTGGGACACAAATCCGTTTCAAGAACTTGAAGATCAATCAACTGCCGAGTCGAATCCGAAATAACTGGAACTGACTCAATCGGAAATTCTGCCTTAACGCCAGTCAATGCTGCAATTTCACGAGCAAGCCCGAAATGACTTAAGCAATCTGCTCGGTTCGGCGTCACTTTAAGTTCAAAAAACACATCATCAAGGCCCAGGACATTAACAATTGGCTCTCCTGGCTTTGTCTCTTTTGGTAAGATAAGAATGCCCTCATTATCCGCCGAAAGCCCAAGCTCCTTCGCTGAGCAAAGCATCCCGTTAGATTCCACTGCTCTGATTTTGCTGGCTGTAATTTCGAAGTCGCCCGGCAAAATTGCTCCCGGCAATGCCACTACGACAGCATCGCCCTCCTGATGATTTCTAGCGCCGCAGACAATTTGGTGTTCACGGCCATCTCCGGTTGATACAGAACAAACCGATAGCCTGTCTGCATCTGGATGTTGAGACTTCTTCGAAACAACGCCGCTGACAACATTTTTAAACTGCTGCCGCTGATTGCTCACCGACTCCACTTCTAGTCCTGCTTGTGTGAGCACGTCAGCAAGCTTTTCTGGCTTGGTTTTATACGATGAAACGTCTACGTACTTTGAAATCCAGTTGAGCGAAATCTTCATGGGAACTGCTCCAAAAACCGAACATCATTGTCAAAGAAGAGCCGGATATCTTGAACACCGTATTTCACAATGGTTAGGCGCTCGATGCCCATTCCAAACGCCAAACCTTGATATTCGTTGGGATCTACTTTTGCTGCTGAAAGCACATTTGGATGAACAAGACCACAGCCTGCCATCTCGATCCATCCTGTGCCAGAGCACATGCGACAACCTTTTTCTTCACAAAGGGGGCACGAGCAATCAACTTCTGCGGAGGGCTCTGTAAACGGAAAAAAGCTAGGACGAAATCTCGTCTTTACATTTGGACCAAAAAAATGGCGATTAAAGTAATCCAGTAAGCCCTTTAAATCAGCCATCGAAACTTTCTTATCCACCCAAAGGCCTTCTAGCTGGTGGAACATCGGGGAGTGCGAGATATCGCTGTCGCAGCGAAAAACTGTCCCCGGCCCGAGAACCCGAAGCGGAACACCCTCAGTCTCCATCGCACGAATTTGGATCGGACTAGTCTGCGTTCGAAGCACGTGCGAATCATCTATATAGAACGTATCTTGCATGTCGCGAGCAGGATGATCTTTGGGAATGTTAAGAGCCTCAAAATTATAGTTGTCTTTTTCGATGATTGGACCGCGGCGAACAGAAAAACCAAGCTTTGAAAAAATCCCAACGATCTCGTCATAAACCCTACGAAGCGGATGCTGACTTCCTTTTAGACGATGTTGACCGGGCAGGGTCATATCTAAACGGTCTGATTTCAGCTTAATCTCAAGTTCTGCCTTCTTGATGGTCTCAAATCTTTGCGCGAAGTGCCCTTCAAGGCGAACCTTCACTTCGTTGATCCGAGCGCCCACCTGAGGGCGTTCAGCTGGGTCTACGTCTTTGAGGCCCTTCATGAGTTCGGAGATTGGCCCCTGTTTACCCATGAATTTTGCCTTCAACTGAGACCAATCATTGGCAGTACTGACCTTCTCTAGTTCCTGATGAGCTGCTGACTCGATTTCTTTAAGTTTTTCATTCATATCCCTGAGATTATTGAATGATTTTCTATCTGTTTTCAAATACAATCTGCCCATTAATTCGAGAGCTAGGGTTTTTGCTAAGTTCTGCTGCGAAAGCACAGATGCCAGCTCTCGTGGATTGTTTTTTAGCCAGAGTCGATAAGACTGGCCCAACTCTTGAACTAGATTTTGAAAATGGCCCATCGAAACAAACAGAATTATTCAGCCTATAGCCAAAAGCGCGTGAAAACTGAGCACCAAAAGCACGGGAAGCACCGCAGGGCTCAGGAGCGGTACTCCCTTGAGGAATCTCAAGATAGGCTCAGAGATCTACTCGGAAGGCATGGCTGCGAGTGGGTGAGCTCCTCAGCTTTGAAACAACTGGCGCTTTTTTACCGGCTACTCGTATCAGGGCAGGACAAGCAGAACTTCACGCGTCTCCTCACTATGAAAGACATTGCCATTAAACACTTTATCGACTCTTTGTTATTGGTCAGTTTGTTAAGAGAAGGAAGAGGTGTTGAGAGTCCTCTACTGGATCTCGGAACGGGGCCAGGGTTTCCGGGAATTCCCATTGCGATTGCAGAGCCGGATTCAAAGATTATGCTCGCCGAAGGGGTCCAAAAACGCGTTGAGTTTTTAAAGATAGTACGTGACAAACTCGAACTCAAGAATGTCGAGATTTTTGGCCGCAATATTGACGAAACGTTTGAGTATCCAGTGAGCTCTGTCGTGACCCGCGCGGTTGAAGAAGCCAAAAACACGCTAAGCAACGTATCTTCATGTCTTAAGGTTGGGGGTTATGTTTACCTAATGAAGGGTCCTCAGTTTAAAGAAGAAATTAAGAGATTTGAGAGTGGCCCGATGGTTAATCAGTTTCAGTTTGTAAAAGTGATTGAGTACGATATTCCGAAAACGCCTCACAAAAGATCTTTGCTCGTCTTTCATAAGTTTGCACAAAACATTGAGGCAGTGTGACTGAATTTGTTAAACGGATCGAAAGCCGGCAAAGCAAAGGGACCGCATGACCGCACCTGGTAAGAAGATCGAGGGCCAGCGAAGCAAGGGGCCAGCATGAACGCATCGACTAAAAAAATCGAGAGCCGGCAAAACGCCCAGTTTAAATACTGGCGATCACTGACGGAAGGCCGCGGTCTAAAAAAGGGCGAACACTATTTGGTGGCTGGCTCTAAGTTAGTTAACGAATATCTCGCGAGTGATAGCGAAAACGTACGAGCTATAATTGGCTCAAGCGAATGCGGCGCAAGTTTGACTGACGAAAGCGAGTCTTTTCTTGCTCACGATTTTTTTGATCTTTCCAGTTCTCTATTTGAAGAACTTGATGTCTTGGGAGCTCGCTTCCCCCTTCTGCTCGTTTCTCAGTCTCCCCTTCATCAGATAGAAGAACTGAGCAAATATACGAGTAACGAGAATTGCCTTGTGTTACCGCTGAGTGATCCGAGTAACTTGGGTGCTTGCTTGCGCTCCGCGAAGGCCTTTGGCTTTAAGAATATCGTTTTGTGTGCAGAGTCTGCCAATCCTTTTTTGCCTAAGTGTGTTCGCACTCTTGCTAGCCCACTATTTGGTTTTCGCTTTTTCCAAGGCGGAAGTTTCTCAACCATTCTGGGTGAACTCGACGGA
The genomic region above belongs to Bdellovibrionales bacterium CG10_big_fil_rev_8_21_14_0_10_45_34 and contains:
- a CDS encoding MerR family transcriptional regulator, with product MAFKIGEVAEMIGVKQYVLRYWESEFDSLKPKKSKHNQRMYTKKDVENLFFIRKLLHRDGFSIPGARRILHKLRQQLREEKLESKFQNRQKQSINEALDSAKQIADSLDQLWMRFQKT
- a CDS encoding integration host factor subunit alpha, with amino-acid sequence MAGENIAKGTVTKADIVEKVYQKIGFSKKESSELVELVLGTLKGALQTGSKVKISGFGNFVVRQKPERVGRNPQTGEQITISARRRLTFRPSQVFRAVLNGEDITGLTDDDDDADDDMYDFDEE
- a CDS encoding phenylalanine--tRNA ligase subunit beta; translated protein: MKISLNWISKYVDVSSYKTKPEKLADVLTQAGLEVESVSNQRQQFKNVVSGVVSKKSQHPDADRLSVCSVSTGDGREHQIVCGARNHQEGDAVVVALPGAILPGDFEITASKIRAVESNGMLCSAKELGLSADNEGILILPKETKPGEPIVNVLGLDDVFFELKVTPNRADCLSHFGLAREIAALTGVKAEFPIESVPVISDSTRQLIDLQVLETDLCPRYSAVVVKDIKVAPSPQWLRRALESVGVNSINNVVDITNYVMLELGQPLHAFDLNAIAKAQIRVRRAEANEKMVSFDGTELSLVADDLVIADSDRVIALAGVIGAKNSGVTDQTQDVLIESAFFKPSAVRRTSRRLGIETDACYRFSRGVDPEATLLAMNRAAGLLSELAGGQVCDDPYDIYPQPLRPQAIAFSSQTAAERLGIALGDETINGILKRLGCEVDDQEKVWSVLPPAFRHDLNIEMDLVEEVARVHGYDQIPMKTPVFLSEPQNEDFTFIRQRELMKEMSAAGFQEAINFHFVSSKWQSELLGDLDGWQAFHLAPQGAAVAIKNPINEDLDVMRVSLLPGLLSNLKNNFHYGSQEGALYEIGPVFYTAQKEYCESIRLAGVMWGSVDPLWKTQSPQVLDLLKILEVVLQRFTGVKLSLLQSSAPNIFHPYQAARVELDQSLLGGVGSLSPEFLESHKIRTQACAFELDVTELLSRPRKIDRPKPLSKYPIVERDLAFLVPASQPVGEISRFIEDKLGTLGRGVRIFDVFEGGDLESGIKSVGFRMKIQNQEATLSDAELQKLQTELIDSVSQQFQARIR
- a CDS encoding phenylalanine--tRNA ligase subunit alpha, which gives rise to MNEKLKEIESAAHQELEKVSTANDWSQLKAKFMGKQGPISELMKGLKDVDPAERPQVGARINEVKVRLEGHFAQRFETIKKAELEIKLKSDRLDMTLPGQHRLKGSQHPLRRVYDEIVGIFSKLGFSVRRGPIIEKDNYNFEALNIPKDHPARDMQDTFYIDDSHVLRTQTSPIQIRAMETEGVPLRVLGPGTVFRCDSDISHSPMFHQLEGLWVDKKVSMADLKGLLDYFNRHFFGPNVKTRFRPSFFPFTEPSAEVDCSCPLCEEKGCRMCSGTGWIEMAGCGLVHPNVLSAAKVDPNEYQGLAFGMGIERLTIVKYGVQDIRLFFDNDVRFLEQFP
- the rsmG gene encoding 16S rRNA (guanine(527)-N(7))-methyltransferase RsmG, which translates into the protein MAHRNKQNYSAYSQKRVKTEHQKHGKHRRAQERYSLEESQDRLRDLLGRHGCEWVSSSALKQLALFYRLLVSGQDKQNFTRLLTMKDIAIKHFIDSLLLVSLLREGRGVESPLLDLGTGPGFPGIPIAIAEPDSKIMLAEGVQKRVEFLKIVRDKLELKNVEIFGRNIDETFEYPVSSVVTRAVEEAKNTLSNVSSCLKVGGYVYLMKGPQFKEEIKRFESGPMVNQFQFVKVIEYDIPKTPHKRSLLVFHKFAQNIEAV